The following are encoded in a window of Castanea sativa cultivar Marrone di Chiusa Pesio chromosome 5, ASM4071231v1 genomic DNA:
- the LOC142634647 gene encoding receptor-like protein EIX2 — MGALFPTHLLFLFCLFTATFSLNFFKVESNVSCHAKEKQALLTLKQGLIDLSVLSPLSSWSDQQDCCTWHGVRCDNKSGRVIELTLNGIAGEISPSLLELKFLNHLDFSINDFNCTRIPSFLGSMGNLRHLDLSNAAFCGLIPQQLGNLSGLHYLDLGGNSYLYVDNLRWMSGLSSIQYLSLNSINLYKEVDWLQIMSKLSSLSELYLSSCGLDSLNPSLRFVNFTSLRVLDLSQNLFYHEIPNWFLNLSMSLLKLYLSENSLIGNIPPSIFNLQKLEYLEVQLNSLSGKFPESLGQLKHLSYLNLEGNSLGGPIPFSVGNLSEMQNLNLARNKLNGTIPKTLGLLSNLVSLSISLNFFTGGLEEVHFAKLWKLKELEMSHTLLFFNVNSNWVPPFQLERVDMSSCKIGPKFPPWLQTQRSLQFLVMPMSGITGNAPIWFWNWSSNINTIDLSENQIKGDVPDILLNSVVLNLRSNHFKGRLPRLSTNVKVLNIANNSFSGPISTFLCEKLNRKNDLKVLDASNNLFSGELSNCWRYWQSLIHLNLGSNSLSGKIPYSMRSLVKLKSLRLQNNSISGDFPLSLKKCLDLGLIDIGDNHLSGIIPLWIREMTHLIILRLRSNGFKGNIPLKICQLSSLRVLDLANNSLSGPIPNCLKNISAMVVPEPNTQDAYFDSLEYNFGYGSYMANLMLVPKGNQLEYEKNLKFVRIIDLSSNNLSGSIPVEISFLFELRFLNLSRNHLMGSIPEKIGGMKELESIDLSRNCISGEIPPSLSNLTFLNYLDLSYNNLSGRIPSSTQLQSFDALNYIGNPQLCGEPLPKICTINEEAHNRTSMGKTEDNSQNSSFSMGMGVGFAVSFWTVCGGLFFNKTWRHAYFKFLNDIKDWLYVTTILKVNWILEKLRGNHLN, encoded by the coding sequence ATGGGTGCCCTTTTTCCAACTCATTTGCTATTCTTATTTTGCTTATTTACAGCAACCTTCAGTTTAAACTTCTTCAAAGTAGAATCAAATGTCTCTTGCCATGCAAAAGAGAAACAAGCACTTCTAACCCTCAAACAAGGTCTCATTGATCTTTCGGTATTGAGCCCACTCTCATCTTGGTCTGACCAACAAGATTGCTGTACGTGGCATGGAGTTCGATGTGACAACAAAAGTGGTCGAGTTATAGAGCTAACACTAAATGGGATAGCTGGTGAGATTAGTCCTTCATTGCTTGAATTAAAGTTTTTGAATCACTTGGACTTCAGTATCAATGACTTTAATTGTACCCGTATTCCAAGTTTCCTAGGCTCAATGGGCAATCTGAGACATCTTGACCTCAGCAATGCTGCGTTTTGTGGACTCATTCCTCAACAACTTGGGAACCTTTCAGGCCTTCACTATCTAGATCTTGGAGGTAATTCATATCTTTATGTAGATAACCTTCGTTGGATGTCTGGCCTCTCTTCCATTCAATACCTTAGCCTGAACTCTATCAACCTTTACAAAGAAGTTGATTGGCTTCAAATAATGAGTAAGCTCTCATCTCTTTCTGAGCTATACTTGTCAAGTTGTGGGCTTGATAGCTTGAACCCATCTCTTAGATTTGTCAATTTCACATCTCTTCGAGTCCTTGATCTTTCCcaaaatcttttctatcatgAGATACCTAATTGGTTCTTGAATCTCAGTATGAGCCTCTTAAAGCTTTATCTAAGTGAAAATTCTCTAATAGGCAATATACCGCCTAGCATTTTCAATTTACAAAAATTGgaatatcttgaagtccaacttaaTTCTTTAAGTGGAAAATTTCCGGAGTCATTAGGTCAGCTTAAGCATCTATCATATCTCAATCTTGAAGGAAATTCTTTAGGTGGCCCTATTCCTTTTTCCGTTGGGAATTTATCTGAAATGCAAAACTTGAATCTCGCAAGAAATAAGTTAAATGGCACCATTCCAAAGACTCTTGGGCTTCTCTCAAATTTAGTGTCGTTGTCTATATCACTTAATTTCTTCACGGGCGGTCTAGAGGAAGTGCATTTCGCCAAACTCTGGAAATTGAAAGAACTAGAAATGTCTCATACACTTTTGTTCTTTAATGTGAATTCCAATTGGGTTCCTCCTTTTCAACTGGAACGAGTTGACATGAGCTCTTGCAAGATTGGTCCCAAATTTCCTCCATGGCTACAAACACAAAGATCCCTCCAGTTCTTAGTTATGCCCATGTCAGGAATTACAGGCAATGCTccaatttggttttggaattggTCTTCAAACATTAATACGATTGATCTCtctgaaaatcaaataaaagggGATGTACCAGACATTTTGTTGAATTCTGTTGTCTTAAATCTAAGATCTAATCACTTCAAGGGGAGGTTGCCACGATTATCTACAAATGTCAAAGTGCTTAATATAGCTAACAACTCATTTTCAGGACCCATTTCCACTTTCTTATGCGAGAAGCTGAACAGAAAGAATGATTTAAAGGTTTTAGATGCATCAAACAATCTCTTTTCTGGAGAGCTTTCTAATTGCTGGAGGTACTGGCAATCTTTGATCCATTTGAATTTAGGGAGCAATAGTCTATCAGGTAAAATTCCTTATTCTATGAGATCTTTAGTTAAACTCAAATCATTGCGTTTACAAAACAATAGCATCTCTGGGGATTTTCCTTTATCATTGAAAAAGTGCTTAGATTTGGGGCTCATTGATATAGGTGATAATCATTTGTCAGGGATCATTCCACTCTGGATTAGGGAAATGACACATCTTATAATTCTCCGTCTAAGATCCAATGGATTCAAGGGAAATATACCTTTAAAAATATGTCAACTTTCTTCTCTAAGAGTATTGGATCTTGCAAATAATAGCCTATCCGGACCTATACCAAACTGCTTGAAAAATATCAGCGCCATGGTTGTGCCTGAACCCAATACTCAAGATGCTTATTTTGACTCTTTAGAGTACAACTTTGGCTATGGCTCCTACATGGCAAATCTTATGTTGGTTCCTAAAGGAAATCAATTAGAATATGAAAAGAACCTTAAATTTGTTAGGATCATAGATCTTTCAAGTAACAACTTGTCTGGGTCAATTCCGGTtgaaatttcatttctttttgaattacgttttttgaatttgtctCGAAATCATTTAATGGGAAGCATACCAGAAAAAATTGGGGGTATGAAAGAGTTAGAGTCAATTGATCTCTCACGAAATTGTATATCTGGTGAAATTCCTCCAAGCTTGTCTAATTTGACATTTCTTAATTACTTGGACTTATCATACAACAACTTATCTGGTAGAATTCCTTCAAGCACCCAACTTCAGTCTTTTGATGCACTCAATTATATTGGTAATCCTCAACTTTGTGGTGAGCCTCTCCCAAAAATTTGCACAATAAATGAAGAAGCTCATAACAGAACATCAATGGGCAAAACCGAAGATAACTCTCAAAATTCTAGCTTCTCTATGGGTATGGGAGTTGGATTCGCAGTTAGCTTTTGGACAGTTTGTGGAGGCCTCTTCTTTAATAAGACCTGGAGACATGCTtatttcaaatttctcaatGACATAAAGGATTGGCTTTATGTGACTACAATACTAAAGGTGAACTGGATACTAGAAAAGCTAAGAGGCAATCACCTTAATTAG